One Podarcis raffonei isolate rPodRaf1 chromosome 3, rPodRaf1.pri, whole genome shotgun sequence genomic region harbors:
- the VIT gene encoding vitrin, with translation MKSRTTIATIFALLLTCIYATKEATKKKKSKLYVPQIDCDIKAAKIINPEFIAKCPSGCQDVKYRVYGTDIYASFSSICGAAIHSGTIDKSGGKILVQKVAGQSGYKGSFSNGIRSLSLPRWRESFIVSEGKPKKGVQYPSTLEYSSSSNTPVKGGSQRKEYRTTAVPLQTTQGAFTTAKAAIRTTELVSTTPKPATIPTTVTTTITIQATTGVATKPPVAIHKVRDIGSSNVHPAYSSVAAVASRQVQAVQGRTQNQAFRGSSSHASNRNIARPNTGLQRQEPIVSFRKPSTSPANLAIETDLWKLGSSLFDTGFSSKEDVVPKPLEPVSQGNPNCKVDLSFLIDGSWSIGKRRFQIQKQFLKNVAQALDVGPAGPLMGIIQYGDDPSTEFNLKTYTNSKDLQNAIEKILQKGGLSNVGRALSFVNKNFFEDANGNRGSAPNVAIVMVDGWPTDKVEEASRLARESGINIFFVTIEGPDENEKQNVIETNFVDKAVCRTNGYYSINVPSWFSLHKVVQQLVKRVCDSDRLACSKTCLNAADIGFVIDGSSSVGTGNFRTLLQFVANISKEFEISDTDTRIGAVQYTYEQRLEFGFDKHRTKQDVLNAIKRINYWSGGTSTGAAINYAFEQLFSKSKPNKRKIMILITDGRSYDDVRGPAAAAHQNGVIAYSVGIAWAAQDELEAIATDPDKEHSFFVDEFDSLYRFVPRIIQNICTEFNSQPRN, from the exons ATGAAGTCAAGAACAACAATTGCAACAATATTTG CTCTGTTGCTGACTTGTATCTATGCCACCAAAGAAGCCACGAAGAAGAAAAAGTCCAAACTAT ATGTTCCTCAGATCGACTGTGACATCAAAGCTGCAAAGATCATCAACCCTGAATTTATCGCTAAGTGTCCCTCTGGGTGCCAGGATGTCAAATATCGTGTCTACGGCACCGATATCTATGCTTCTTTTTCCAGTATATGTGGCGCTGCTATTCACAG TGGTACAATTGACAAGTCTGGAGGGAAAATCCTGGTTCAAAAGGTTGCTGGACAATCTGGCTACAAGGGTAGTTTCTCCAATGGCATCCGATCGTTGTCTTTACCACGGTGGCGGGAGTCCTTCATTGTTTCAG AGGGCAAACCCAAAAAAGGTGTGCAGTACCCATCAACACTTGAATATTCATCTTCCTCAAACACACCTGTTAAAG GAGGTTCCCAACGGAAAGAGTATCGGACAACTGCAGTGCCACTACAAACTACACAAGGTGCATTTACAACAGCAAAAGCGGCTATCAGGACAACCGAATTGGTCAGCACAACTCCAAAGCCAGCAACAATCCCAACTACAGTCACGACAACCATCACTATCCAGGCAACTACTGGTGTAGCTACAAAGCCTCCAGTTGCGATTCACAAGGTCAGAGACATAG gttctaGCAACGTCCATCCAGCTTACTCCTCAGTAGCAGCTGTAGCATCAA ggcAGGTTCAAGCTGTACAAGGAAGAACCCAGAATCAAG cattcagaGGCAGTTCCAGCCATGCAAGTAACAGAAATATCGCTCGACCTAATACAG GTCTTCAACGGCAAGAGCCAATTGTCTCATTCCGGAAGCCTTCCACCTCTCCTGCCAATCTGG CTATAGAAACAGACTTGTGGAAACTGGGATCAAGCCTTTTTGACACAG GTTTCAGTTCCAAGGAAGACGTGGTCCCCAAACCCCTGGAACCAGTTTCACAGGGAAACCCAA ATTGCAAAGTTGATTTATCCTTCTTGATAGATGGCAGCTGGAGCATTGGCAAGCGCCGCTTTCAGATCCAAAAACAGTtcctcaaaaatgttgctcaagCCCTGGATGTGGGCCCAGCTGGTCCTCTTATGGGCATCATCCAGTATGG TGATGACCCTTCAACTGAATTTAACTTGAAGACCTATACAAACTCTAAGGATCTGCAAAATGCCATAGAGAAAATACTACAGAAAGGAGGATTGTCCAATGTTG ggagagcgctgtcctttgtTAACAAAAACTTCTTTGAGGATGCTAATGGGAACAGAGGTAGTGCACCCAACGTTGCTATAGTGATGGTGGATGGGTGGCCTACAGATAAAGTGGAAGAGGCCTCTCGGCTGGCAAGGGAATCCGGCATCAACATTTTCTTTGTCACCATTGAAGGACCAGATGAAAATGAAAAGCAGAATGTTATTGAAACAAACTTTGTGGACAAG gCTGTGTGCAGGACCAATGGGTACTATTCCATCAATGTGCCCAGTTGGTTCAGCTTACACAAAGTAGTGCAGCAGTTAGTGAAGCGAGTCTGTGACTCTGATCGCCTGGCATGCAGCAAGACCTGTCTGAATGCAGCGGATATTGGATTTGTCATTGACGGGTCCAGCAGCGTTGGCACTGGCAACTTCCGCACCCTCCTCCAGTTTGTCGCTAACATCAGCAAGGAATTCGAGATTTCCGATACAGACACCCGTATTGGAGCTGTGCAGTACACCTACGAACAGAGGCTGGAGTTTGGCTTCGACAAGCACAGAACGAAGCAGGATGTCCTAAACGCCATCAAGAGAATCAACTATTGGAGCGGAGGAACCAGCACCGGAGCAGCCATCAACTATGCCTTTGAACAGCTCTTCAGCAAATCCAAACCAAACAAGAGGAAGATAATGATTCTTATTACAGATGGCAGATCATACGATGATGTCCGGGGGCCGGCTGCAGCGGCACATCAGAATG GAGTCATAGCCTATTCAGTCGGAATTGCATGGGCTGCCCAAGATGAGCTGGAAGCCATTGCTACTGACCCCGACAAAGAACACTCCTTCTTTGTGGACGAGTTTGACAGCCTCTACAGATTTGTTCCTAGGATCATCCAGAATATTTGTACCGAGTTTAATTCGCAACCACGGAACTGA